The genomic stretch GTCTTCTTTTGTTGACGAATACGTGTGTGCAGAAATCCCAAATAAGGAAACGCAGCCAACGTTGTATGACCTTGTAAAAAAACATATGGTTCATGGCCCTTGTGGTTCTCTTAATCAAACATGTCCTTGCATGGTCCAAAAGAAATGCCAAACTTCACCCTCTTGCAAAAGTAAGTACCCTCGTTCATTCTGTCCTGAGACTAGGTTTGATGATGACTCATACCCTATTTATAAGAGGCGAAATACCTCTTTTTTTGTTCAGATTAAAGGGTTTAAGCTTGACAATCGATGGATCGTTCCTTATAATCCTCAATTATTGTTGAAATTTGATTGCCACATAAATGTTGAGGTTTGTGCAACCATTAAGTCTgtcaagtatatatacaaatatatttataaaggcCATGATAGAGTTCGCATGTCTTTGGCTGATAACATGAGCGATTATGTGATTGACGAGATTAAAGAATACCAGAATGCACGATGGATTTCTCCCCCTGAAGCTGCATGGCGAATATATGGTTTTGCAATAGCCGAGCTAAAACCCGCTGTTATTCAATTGCAAGTGCATTTGGAAAATTcccaatatataaatttttatggacaTGAAAGAATAATTCATATTGTTAGTAGGGAAGAAGCATGTCGTACCATGTTGACAGAATTCTTTTCTATGAATCTAGCAAATGAATATGCGAAAATGATGAATTTGCTTTATGTTGAATTCCCTTGCCATTTTGTTTGGTGCAAATCAACAAAGTCTTGGAAGCCAAGGAAACAACTGAAGGTCATCGGTAGGCTTGTAACTGTTAACCCAACTGAAGGAGAACGATACTATTTGCGAATGTTGTTGATGAACGTAAGGGCACCCACATCGTTTGAATCCTTAAAAACTGTTAATGGTTACTTTGCTGAAACTTTCCGTGAGGCAGCTGAAAAACTCGGACTTCTATCTGGAGATTCAATCATTGAACAATCACTAGATGAAGCGTTGCTATTCCAAATGCCATCGAGTTTGAGGAAGTTATTTGCAATGCTTCTGATCTTTTGTGATCTTTCAAATCCTCGTTCACTTTGGATAAAATACAAATCCTACATGTGCCAAGACTTCTTAAGGAATGGATTGCACACGATTGATGANCCATTCTCAGATTTTTACGCATGTTTGTCATCTCGACAACTGATAAGTAAGCTTATTAGTTTACTACTGTTATCTATCATACTATATTTCTGCTTATATTTCTCCAAGGTATATATGCCAGCAACCTCTCCTGCTATTTTCCAACTCATGACTACAGATGTGCTAGCTATTGTTATTTGCAAACTACCACGTCAATGCATTACGACAAGGAATGgtcaacaaaatattaatgagTTTGTGATTATCAATGAAGAGTATTATACTTTAACTCTTACTTATCTTAAAactgattatattttaaatcttaattgtTATGCattctattttaaaatattgttttgttgTTAATGCAAAGATCAAAACCTGTTATCATCACTCTATGGGGCAACTTTGTCATGACTGAAGGAATTCAGATTGATTTACAACTTAGTCAAGGCAAATTTCCAATTGTTATTGCTCAGGGAGTTAATGTAAATGCATTCCAAGGTacttgatgttttttttttataaatatttaataatattaacgaacatattacatttttacatgTGTTTTACTACTTAAATAGGTATTACACTGAGTACGAGATATGATACCACTATCGAAGTAAATCCACCCGGACAACATGCAACGGTTCTTAATAAATGGTATTTCTTCCAACTAACTTCCAAACTATTACTTAATatttatgttgatttataaaaatatgatttttatttcacAGGAAA from Ipomoea triloba cultivar NCNSP0323 chromosome 12, ASM357664v1 encodes the following:
- the LOC115998811 gene encoding uncharacterized protein LOC115998811; amino-acid sequence: MPPTLKALYTSPDKSYNNFRSCVRTYNNTFAFTSLGIHNYEKDLCRRNKGIYTFKVQGQIYHFINDLLPDGCPPRNLQLYFYDTDHEVENRVSEVGHLDEKIVSDLIEVMSHNPYAKFFRSLKDLVHSDEFSISLHSCPSLDQRIYNAPTTSQVAAVWIEDFEGSGDNRNIRVYAHSGRAQNIQYYYGCYDPLQYPLLFPFGDAGWHEGIERVFPNNTSARNTYANALYINANDVSNVEELLQAEETIFREGKKRCSVSCREYYAYKFQIRSGDTSLLLHTGRLFQQFIVDIYIKVETQRLDYFRKKQQLCRSENFQGLVDSVSTGAVFGNDVGRRVILPSSFIGGPRDMRGRYMDAMSLVQNFGKPDFFLTITCNPNWPEIKRLLEFNDEAQNRPDLVARVFHAKLQELKNDITKKHFFGEISAYTYVIEFQKRGLPHAHFLIILKNKSMMASSSFVDEYVCAEIPNKETQPTLYDLVKKHMVHGPCGSLNQTCPCMVQKKCQTSPSCKSKYPRSFCPETRFDDDSYPIYKRRNTSFFVQIKGFKLDNRWIVPYNPQLLLKFDCHINVEVCATIKSVKYIYKYIYKGHDRVRMSLADNMSDYVIDEIKEYQNARWISPPEAAWRIYGFAIAELKPAVIQLQVHLENSQYINFYGHERIIHIVSREEACRTMLTEFFSMNLANEYAKMMNLLYVEFPCHFVWCKSTKSWKPRKQLKVIGRLVTVNPTEGERYYLRMLLMNVRAPTSFESLKTVNGYFAETFREAAEKLGLLSGDSIIEQSLDEALLFQMPSSLRKLFAMLLIFCDLSNPRSLWIKYKSYMCQDFLRNGLHTIDXPFSDFYACLSSRQLISKLISLLLLSIILYFCLYFSKVYMPATSPAIFQLMTTDVLAIVICKLPRQCITTRNGQQNINEFVIINEESKPVIITLWGNFVMTEGIQIDLQLSQGKFPIVIAQGVNVNAFQGITLSTRYDTTIEVNPPGQHATVLNKWKDNNLSVIYKTIVDKTYLDSFLTLSNALQQPKCTFAEIDNELKQV